The following are encoded together in the Prionailurus viverrinus isolate Anna chromosome B3, UM_Priviv_1.0, whole genome shotgun sequence genome:
- the SLC25A29 gene encoding mitochondrial basic amino acids transporter isoform X3, with protein MALDFLAGCAGGVAGVLVGHPFDTVKVRLQVQSMERPQYRGTLHCFQSIVKQESVLGLYKGLGSPLMGLTFINALVFGVQGNTLRALGRDTPLNQFLAGAAAGAIQCVICCPMELAKTRLQLQDAGPARTYRGSLHCLAHIYRQEGLRGVNRGMASTLLRETPSFGVYFLSYDVLTRALGCEPGDRLLVPKLLLAGGTSGIVSWLSTYPVDVVKSRLQADGVRGAPRYGGFVDCVRQSYRAEGWRVFTRGLASTLLRAFPVNAATFATVTVVLTYARGPEARPEGDAVPTPSGPGLAQPSSL; from the exons GTACGGCTGCAGGTCCAGAGCATGGAGAGGCCTCAGTACCGAGGGACCTTGCACTGCTTCCAGTCCATCGTCAAGCAGGAGAGT GTGTTGGGCCTGTACAAGGGCCTGGGCTCGCCCCTCATGGGGCTCACGTTCATCAACGCGCTGGTGTTCGGCGTGCAGGGCAACACCCTGCGGGCCCTGGGCCGCGACACGCCGCTGAACCAGTTCCTGGCCGGCGCGGCGGCGGGCGCCATCCAGTGCGTCATCTGCTGCCCCATGGAGCTGGCCAAGACGCGGCTGCAGCTGCAGGACGCGGGCCCGGCCCGCACCTACCGCGGCTCGCTGCACTGCCTGGCGCACATCTACCGGCAGGAGGGCCTGCGCGGCGTCAACCGGGGCATGGCCTCCACCCTGCTGCGCGAGACGCCCAGCTTCGGGGTCTACTTCCTCTCGTACGACGTGCTGACGCGCGCGCTGGGCTGCGAGCCCGGCGACCGGCTGCTGGTGCCCAAGCTGCTGCTGGCGGGCGGCACGTCGGGCATCGTGTCCTGGCTGTCCACCTACCCCGTGGACGTGGTCAAGTCGCGGCTGCAGGCCGACGGGGTGCGGGGCGCCCCGCGCTACGGCGGCTTCGTGGACTGCGTGCGCCAGAGCTACCGCGCCGAGGGCTGGCGCGTCTTCACGCGCGGGCTGGCGTCCACGCTGCTGCGCGCCTTCCCCGTCAACGCCGCCACCTTCGCCACCGTCACCGTGGTGCTCACGTACGCGCGCGGCCCCGAGGCCCGGCCCGAGGGCGACGCTGTGCCCACCCCGTCGGGGCCCGGCCTGGCCCAGCCCTCCAGCCTGTGA
- the SLC25A29 gene encoding mitochondrial basic amino acids transporter isoform X5, with protein MERPQYRGTLHCFQSIVKQESVLGLYKGLGSPLMGLTFINALVFGVQGNTLRALGRDTPLNQFLAGAAAGAIQCVICCPMELAKTRLQLQDAGPARTYRGSLHCLAHIYRQEGLRGVNRGMASTLLRETPSFGVYFLSYDVLTRALGCEPGDRLLVPKLLLAGGTSGIVSWLSTYPVDVVKSRLQADGVRGAPRYGGFVDCVRQSYRAEGWRVFTRGLASTLLRAFPVNAATFATVTVVLTYARGPEARPEGDAVPTPSGPGLAQPSSL; from the exons ATGGAGAGGCCTCAGTACCGAGGGACCTTGCACTGCTTCCAGTCCATCGTCAAGCAGGAGAGT GTGTTGGGCCTGTACAAGGGCCTGGGCTCGCCCCTCATGGGGCTCACGTTCATCAACGCGCTGGTGTTCGGCGTGCAGGGCAACACCCTGCGGGCCCTGGGCCGCGACACGCCGCTGAACCAGTTCCTGGCCGGCGCGGCGGCGGGCGCCATCCAGTGCGTCATCTGCTGCCCCATGGAGCTGGCCAAGACGCGGCTGCAGCTGCAGGACGCGGGCCCGGCCCGCACCTACCGCGGCTCGCTGCACTGCCTGGCGCACATCTACCGGCAGGAGGGCCTGCGCGGCGTCAACCGGGGCATGGCCTCCACCCTGCTGCGCGAGACGCCCAGCTTCGGGGTCTACTTCCTCTCGTACGACGTGCTGACGCGCGCGCTGGGCTGCGAGCCCGGCGACCGGCTGCTGGTGCCCAAGCTGCTGCTGGCGGGCGGCACGTCGGGCATCGTGTCCTGGCTGTCCACCTACCCCGTGGACGTGGTCAAGTCGCGGCTGCAGGCCGACGGGGTGCGGGGCGCCCCGCGCTACGGCGGCTTCGTGGACTGCGTGCGCCAGAGCTACCGCGCCGAGGGCTGGCGCGTCTTCACGCGCGGGCTGGCGTCCACGCTGCTGCGCGCCTTCCCCGTCAACGCCGCCACCTTCGCCACCGTCACCGTGGTGCTCACGTACGCGCGCGGCCCCGAGGCCCGGCCCGAGGGCGACGCTGTGCCCACCCCGTCGGGGCCCGGCCTGGCCCAGCCCTCCAGCCTGTGA
- the SLC25A29 gene encoding mitochondrial basic amino acids transporter isoform X4 → MVRLQVQSMERPQYRGTLHCFQSIVKQESVLGLYKGLGSPLMGLTFINALVFGVQGNTLRALGRDTPLNQFLAGAAAGAIQCVICCPMELAKTRLQLQDAGPARTYRGSLHCLAHIYRQEGLRGVNRGMASTLLRETPSFGVYFLSYDVLTRALGCEPGDRLLVPKLLLAGGTSGIVSWLSTYPVDVVKSRLQADGVRGAPRYGGFVDCVRQSYRAEGWRVFTRGLASTLLRAFPVNAATFATVTVVLTYARGPEARPEGDAVPTPSGPGLAQPSSL, encoded by the exons ATG GTACGGCTGCAGGTCCAGAGCATGGAGAGGCCTCAGTACCGAGGGACCTTGCACTGCTTCCAGTCCATCGTCAAGCAGGAGAGT GTGTTGGGCCTGTACAAGGGCCTGGGCTCGCCCCTCATGGGGCTCACGTTCATCAACGCGCTGGTGTTCGGCGTGCAGGGCAACACCCTGCGGGCCCTGGGCCGCGACACGCCGCTGAACCAGTTCCTGGCCGGCGCGGCGGCGGGCGCCATCCAGTGCGTCATCTGCTGCCCCATGGAGCTGGCCAAGACGCGGCTGCAGCTGCAGGACGCGGGCCCGGCCCGCACCTACCGCGGCTCGCTGCACTGCCTGGCGCACATCTACCGGCAGGAGGGCCTGCGCGGCGTCAACCGGGGCATGGCCTCCACCCTGCTGCGCGAGACGCCCAGCTTCGGGGTCTACTTCCTCTCGTACGACGTGCTGACGCGCGCGCTGGGCTGCGAGCCCGGCGACCGGCTGCTGGTGCCCAAGCTGCTGCTGGCGGGCGGCACGTCGGGCATCGTGTCCTGGCTGTCCACCTACCCCGTGGACGTGGTCAAGTCGCGGCTGCAGGCCGACGGGGTGCGGGGCGCCCCGCGCTACGGCGGCTTCGTGGACTGCGTGCGCCAGAGCTACCGCGCCGAGGGCTGGCGCGTCTTCACGCGCGGGCTGGCGTCCACGCTGCTGCGCGCCTTCCCCGTCAACGCCGCCACCTTCGCCACCGTCACCGTGGTGCTCACGTACGCGCGCGGCCCCGAGGCCCGGCCCGAGGGCGACGCTGTGCCCACCCCGTCGGGGCCCGGCCTGGCCCAGCCCTCCAGCCTGTGA